A genomic stretch from Telmatocola sphagniphila includes:
- a CDS encoding YHYH protein yields the protein MKYLLVLSACLLSSIPSFAHPGSSESHPALRTWNLYDGNYHLHASFVVARSGEVQLRAEDGSTFWIPERFLSSEDKKWVEQKLTAIKELNTFVSVEDSKIAPVLAKYFEPFKETVKVRWDEKWLYVESNGLPDHLMMKGIKNWQQQVPLPQPYSGKNAWQIPLKPELAEKPISAKNNLFRGAIALAINGVPIFNALNNRGEDSFAIGELDEWGGHCGRADDYHYHAAPIHLEKKAGKGNPIAVALDGFAIYGFTEADGSPAGKLDEFNGKIGKDGVYRYHATKTYPYINGGMRGVVEVRGGQVDPQPRAFPMRPAGEPLRGASITNFSAPSENSFKLTYEVRRSTRTIEYSWTKDGTAKFIYDDGDGNKKTETYLRREGKDKKDGPPPKKN from the coding sequence ATGAAATATCTCCTGGTCCTGTCGGCTTGCCTCCTAAGCTCTATCCCTTCGTTTGCACACCCAGGCTCCTCGGAAAGTCACCCCGCTCTGCGAACCTGGAACTTGTACGATGGCAACTACCATCTGCATGCGTCCTTCGTGGTGGCGCGATCCGGCGAAGTGCAATTGAGAGCGGAAGATGGATCGACCTTCTGGATTCCGGAGCGATTTCTCAGCAGCGAAGACAAAAAATGGGTCGAGCAGAAACTCACGGCTATCAAAGAACTTAACACCTTCGTATCCGTTGAAGATTCCAAAATCGCCCCGGTCCTGGCTAAATATTTCGAGCCGTTCAAAGAGACTGTCAAAGTCCGTTGGGACGAAAAGTGGCTGTACGTCGAATCGAACGGTCTGCCCGATCATCTGATGATGAAGGGAATTAAAAATTGGCAGCAGCAAGTACCCCTGCCGCAACCCTATTCGGGTAAAAATGCCTGGCAGATTCCTTTGAAACCCGAACTGGCCGAGAAACCGATCTCCGCGAAGAACAATCTCTTTCGCGGAGCCATCGCCCTGGCCATCAATGGTGTGCCGATCTTCAATGCACTGAATAATCGCGGCGAAGATTCCTTTGCCATCGGTGAACTCGACGAATGGGGCGGGCATTGCGGCCGGGCGGATGACTATCACTATCATGCCGCACCCATCCATCTGGAAAAGAAAGCGGGGAAGGGCAATCCCATAGCCGTGGCCCTGGACGGTTTCGCCATCTACGGTTTCACCGAAGCGGACGGTTCCCCCGCGGGCAAACTCGATGAATTCAACGGGAAAATTGGCAAAGATGGCGTCTATCGCTACCATGCCACCAAGACCTACCCCTATATCAACGGCGGCATGCGCGGCGTTGTGGAAGTCCGTGGCGGCCAGGTCGATCCGCAACCGCGAGCGTTTCCCATGCGGCCGGCCGGCGAACCGTTGCGGGGGGCGAGTATCACGAATTTCTCGGCTCCCAGCGAAAATAGTTTCAAACTGACTTATGAAGTTCGAAGATCGACCCGCACAATTGAATATTCCTGGACCAAGGATGGGACGGCGAAGTTCATCTACGACGATGGCGACGGCAACAAGAAGACCGAAACCTACCTCCGTCGCGAAGGAAAAGACAAAAAAGACGGCCCGCCGCCGAAGAAGAATTGA
- a CDS encoding PDZ domain-containing protein, with amino-acid sequence MKLGIDPFESAKRIHFTAKKLYLKPGKNFNKPDLYDLSGLHILKKTGRVVAEIIDQDSAADKAGMKKGDVLTRLEGQENARIDLFDVRKRFCDDGTRVKLTVKRADRELESTLDLKSGEVKK; translated from the coding sequence ATCAAACTCGGGATCGACCCGTTCGAGTCTGCAAAGCGAATTCACTTCACAGCCAAGAAGTTATATCTGAAGCCCGGTAAAAACTTCAACAAACCGGATCTCTATGATCTGAGCGGCTTACATATTCTCAAGAAGACGGGTCGAGTCGTGGCCGAAATAATCGATCAGGACAGTGCTGCGGATAAAGCCGGTATGAAAAAGGGTGACGTCCTGACCCGGCTGGAGGGCCAGGAGAATGCCAGGATCGACTTATTTGATGTTAGGAAACGATTCTGCGACGATGGGACTCGCGTCAAGCTTACGGTGAAACGAGCGGATCGAGAGCTTGAATCCACCTTGGATCTGAAAAGCGGCGAAGTGAAAAAGTAA